One genomic window of Paraburkholderia acidiphila includes the following:
- a CDS encoding VOC family protein: MQIQPYLFYPGTCDEAIAFYGEALGAKEVIKMRFKEAPPDPARPMAPEFAEKIMHATLQIGDAQIMVSDGGCMTQNDKFLGFGVSLTGPDIATAERYFNALAKGGTVTMPFAKTFWSPGFGMLTDKFGVPWMVSAPHEQAA, from the coding sequence ATGCAAATCCAGCCCTATCTCTTTTACCCCGGCACGTGCGACGAAGCGATCGCATTCTATGGCGAAGCGCTCGGCGCGAAGGAAGTGATCAAGATGCGCTTCAAGGAAGCGCCGCCGGACCCCGCCCGCCCGATGGCGCCCGAATTCGCCGAAAAGATCATGCACGCGACGCTCCAGATCGGCGACGCGCAAATCATGGTGTCCGACGGCGGCTGCATGACGCAGAACGACAAGTTCCTCGGCTTCGGCGTCTCGCTAACCGGCCCCGACATCGCCACGGCCGAGCGTTACTTCAACGCGCTGGCCAAAGGCGGCACGGTCACGATGCCGTTTGCGAAGACCTTCTGGTCGCCTGGCTTCGGCATGCTGACCGACAAGTTCGGCGTGCCGTGGATGGTCTCGGCGCCGCACGAGCAAGCGGCCTGA
- a CDS encoding benzoate/H(+) symporter BenE family transporter produces the protein MTAPSSPELPATFRPGPLRPFADTSVATIVAGFVAMMTGYTSSLVLMFQAGQAAHLSDAQISSWIWALSIGMALTTIGLSLWFRAPIVVAWSTPGAALLISSLPHVPYAEAIGAYIVCAVLLTAVGLTGWFDTLMKRIPAGIAAALLAGILFEIGIEIFHAAQVQTPLVLTMFFGYLIVKRVVPRYAIVATLVIGIAAAAVLGLLDFSHFRVAVAKPVFTMPAFSLTAVVSIGIPLFVVAMASQNVPGIAVLRADGYDHTAAPSSPLIATTGLASLVLAPFGSHGVNLAAITAAICTGPHAHEDRTKRYMAAVWCGIFYLIAGTFGATIAALFAAFPQALVVSIAALALFGSIMSGLTNAMQNPKEREAALITFMVTASGLTLLSIGAAFWGLVAGVITQFVLNARRA, from the coding sequence ATGACCGCCCCCTCCTCCCCTGAGCTGCCCGCGACGTTCAGGCCAGGCCCGCTGCGGCCCTTCGCCGATACCTCGGTCGCCACGATCGTGGCCGGCTTCGTCGCGATGATGACCGGCTACACCAGCTCGCTCGTGCTGATGTTCCAGGCCGGTCAGGCCGCGCATCTTTCCGATGCGCAGATTTCCTCGTGGATCTGGGCGCTTTCCATCGGCATGGCGTTGACGACCATCGGCCTGTCGCTGTGGTTTCGCGCGCCCATCGTGGTCGCGTGGTCCACGCCCGGCGCGGCGCTCCTCATCAGCTCGCTGCCGCATGTGCCGTATGCCGAGGCGATCGGCGCCTATATCGTGTGCGCCGTGCTGCTCACGGCCGTGGGTCTCACCGGCTGGTTCGACACCCTCATGAAGCGCATTCCCGCGGGCATCGCGGCGGCGCTGCTGGCGGGCATCCTGTTCGAGATCGGCATCGAGATCTTCCACGCCGCGCAGGTGCAGACGCCGCTCGTGCTCACGATGTTCTTCGGCTACCTGATCGTGAAACGCGTCGTGCCGCGCTATGCGATCGTCGCGACGCTCGTGATCGGCATCGCCGCCGCCGCCGTGCTCGGTCTGCTCGACTTCAGCCATTTCCGCGTGGCAGTGGCCAAGCCCGTGTTCACGATGCCGGCGTTCTCGCTCACGGCGGTGGTGAGCATCGGCATTCCGCTTTTCGTCGTGGCGATGGCCTCGCAGAACGTGCCCGGCATCGCCGTGCTGCGCGCCGACGGCTACGACCACACGGCCGCGCCCTCCTCGCCGCTCATCGCGACCACGGGCCTCGCCTCGCTCGTGCTCGCGCCGTTCGGTTCGCACGGCGTGAATCTCGCCGCCATTACCGCGGCGATCTGCACCGGCCCGCACGCCCACGAAGACCGCACGAAGCGCTATATGGCAGCCGTGTGGTGCGGCATTTTCTATCTGATCGCCGGCACCTTCGGCGCGACCATCGCGGCGCTGTTCGCGGCATTCCCGCAGGCGCTCGTGGTCTCGATCGCGGCGCTCGCGCTGTTCGGCTCGATCATGAGCGGCCTCACCAACGCCATGCAGAACCCCAAAGAGCGTGAAGCTGCGCTCATCACCTTCATGGTGACGGCATCCGGGCTCACGTTGCTTTCCATCGGCGCGGCGTTCTGGGGGCTCGTGGCGGGCGTGATCACGCAGTTCGTGCTGAACGCGCGGCGCGCGTGA
- a CDS encoding FUSC family protein has protein sequence MWRALTSPYYRYRNAKLIHSVRVGLAMLASILATSGIDIPHGIWASVTLLVVIGGLQHQGNIRKKAAERALGTMLGAVIGLVLIVVQAITGSVPLTYVLMSLVAAVCGYYAIGKPGYVALLAAITMCIVAGHGDNLIDTGLWRTLNVILGIVIALVFSFALPLHATYSWRYSLADNLRECARVYAQVASGVHVDADEQVQTFMRLNARLVQLRALMPSVAKEIDVPLARLEQVQRLHRSLLSALEMLCTGTGSYEQSLVREAFAERSETVRRALLATARALRFGGGRHPEAAQQALRTVATQVDGSGDGDTAGEAVDEGPPAPPQGCPEPQMQGPYWLSLRVEEQVERLRALLLETEPRWNIERAATHRMV, from the coding sequence ATGTGGCGTGCGCTGACGTCGCCGTACTACCGCTACCGCAACGCCAAACTAATACACAGCGTGCGCGTGGGCCTCGCGATGCTCGCCTCGATTCTCGCGACCTCGGGCATCGATATTCCGCACGGCATTTGGGCGTCGGTTACGCTGCTCGTCGTCATTGGCGGGCTGCAGCATCAAGGCAACATCCGCAAGAAGGCCGCCGAGCGTGCGCTCGGCACGATGCTGGGCGCCGTGATCGGGCTCGTGCTCATCGTCGTGCAGGCCATCACGGGCTCCGTGCCGCTCACCTACGTGCTGATGTCGCTCGTTGCCGCCGTGTGCGGGTACTACGCCATTGGCAAGCCGGGCTACGTCGCGCTGCTTGCCGCCATCACCATGTGCATCGTCGCGGGGCACGGCGACAACCTCATCGACACGGGCCTCTGGCGTACGCTCAATGTGATTCTCGGCATCGTCATCGCGCTCGTGTTTTCGTTCGCCTTGCCGCTGCACGCCACGTATTCGTGGCGCTACAGCCTCGCCGACAATCTGCGCGAATGCGCGCGCGTGTATGCGCAGGTGGCGAGCGGCGTGCACGTCGATGCCGACGAGCAGGTGCAGACGTTCATGCGCCTGAACGCTCGGCTCGTGCAACTGCGCGCGCTGATGCCTTCCGTGGCCAAGGAAATCGATGTGCCGCTCGCGCGGCTCGAGCAGGTGCAGCGTCTGCATCGCTCGCTGCTGAGTGCGCTGGAAATGCTCTGCACAGGCACGGGCAGCTACGAGCAGTCGCTCGTGCGCGAGGCGTTCGCAGAGCGCAGCGAAACCGTGCGCAGGGCGCTGCTCGCCACGGCGCGGGCGCTGCGGTTTGGCGGCGGACGCCACCCGGAGGCGGCGCAGCAGGCGCTGCGCACGGTTGCGACACAAGTCGATGGAAGTGGCGACGGCGATACGGCAGGCGAGGCTGTCGACGAAGGACCGCCAGCGCCGCCGCAGGGTTGCCCCGAGCCGCAGATGCAGGGGCCGTACTGGCTCAGCCTGCGTGTGGAGGAGCAGGTGGAGCGCCTGCGCGCGCTCCTGCTCGAGACCGAGCCGCGCTGGAACATCGAGCGCGCCGCGACGCACCGCATGGTGTGA
- the tal gene encoding transaldolase, with product MTTALDQLKQYTTVVADTGDFQQFVQYKPQDATTNPSLILKAVQKAEYRPLLEKTVRDHASESLESIIDHLLIAFGTEILKIIPGRVSTEVDARLSFDTKKSIDKAHHIIDLYKQAGIGRERVLIKLASTWEGIRAAEVLQKDGIHCNMTLLFSLAQAAACAEAGAQLISPFVGRIYDWYKKAKGADWDDAKDGGANDPGVQSVRKIYAYYKKFGHKTEVMGASFRNTSQIVELAGCDLLTISPDLLQKLQDSTEKVERKLSPEAFKDAKIERVAVDEPSFRFQLNEDAMATEKLAEGIRAFAADAIKLEKMIEELRAK from the coding sequence ATGACTACCGCACTCGACCAGCTCAAGCAGTACACCACCGTCGTCGCCGATACGGGCGACTTCCAGCAATTCGTGCAGTACAAGCCGCAGGACGCGACGACCAACCCGTCGCTGATCCTCAAGGCGGTCCAGAAAGCCGAGTACCGTCCGCTGCTCGAAAAAACCGTGCGCGATCACGCGAGCGAATCGCTCGAGTCGATCATCGACCATCTGCTGATCGCGTTCGGCACCGAAATCCTCAAGATCATTCCGGGCCGCGTCTCGACCGAAGTCGATGCGCGCCTCTCGTTCGACACGAAAAAGTCGATCGACAAGGCCCACCACATCATCGACCTGTACAAGCAGGCCGGCATCGGCCGCGAGCGCGTGCTGATCAAGCTCGCCTCCACCTGGGAAGGCATTCGCGCCGCCGAAGTGCTGCAAAAGGACGGCATCCACTGCAACATGACGCTGCTCTTCTCGCTCGCGCAAGCCGCCGCGTGCGCCGAGGCCGGCGCGCAGCTCATCTCGCCGTTCGTGGGCCGCATCTACGACTGGTACAAGAAGGCCAAGGGCGCAGACTGGGACGACGCCAAGGACGGCGGCGCGAACGACCCGGGCGTGCAGTCGGTGCGCAAGATCTACGCGTACTACAAGAAGTTCGGCCACAAGACCGAAGTGATGGGCGCGAGCTTCCGCAACACGAGCCAGATCGTCGAACTGGCCGGCTGCGACCTGCTCACCATCAGCCCGGACCTGCTGCAAAAGCTCCAGGACAGCACCGAGAAGGTCGAGCGCAAGCTGTCGCCGGAAGCGTTCAAGGACGCGAAGATCGAGCGTGTGGCCGTGGACGAGCCGTCGTTCCGCTTCCAGCTCAACGAAGACGCCATGGCGACGGAGAAGCTGGCGGAAGGCATCCGCGCATTCGCCGCCGATGCGATCAAGCTCGAAAAGATGATCGAGGAACTGCGCGCGAAGTAA
- a CDS encoding vWA domain-containing protein — protein sequence MLIDFFYTLRDAKLPVSVKEYLTLVEALKARVIAPSLDDFYYLARMTLVKDEQYFDRFDQAFGAYFRGIEKKSELAFEIPEDWLKKRLERDFTPEQRAQIEAMGGLDKLMERLKELFEEQKERHEGGSKWIGTGGTSPFGHGGYNPEGIRIGGEGGQRSAVKVWDARAYRDYDDQVEIGTRNIKVALRRLRRFAREGAAEELDLGDTIRSTAANAGWLDLKMVPERHNNVKVLMLLDVGGSMDDHIKRTEELFSAAKAEFKHLEFYYFHNCVYDYLWKNNRRRHAERTPTWDLLHKFTPDYKLIFVGDATMSPYEVLQPGGSVEYNNPEAGAVWLRRLADQFPHFAWLNPEPERLWEYRQSVSIIREILGHRMYPLTVAGLETAMRVLNK from the coding sequence ATGCTGATCGACTTCTTCTACACGCTGCGCGACGCGAAGCTGCCGGTTTCCGTGAAGGAGTACCTCACGCTCGTCGAAGCGCTCAAGGCGCGCGTGATCGCGCCCTCGCTCGACGACTTCTACTACCTCGCGCGCATGACGCTCGTGAAAGACGAGCAATACTTCGATCGCTTCGATCAGGCGTTCGGCGCGTATTTCCGCGGCATCGAGAAGAAGTCCGAACTCGCCTTCGAGATTCCCGAAGACTGGCTCAAGAAGCGTCTGGAGCGCGACTTCACGCCCGAGCAGCGCGCGCAGATCGAAGCCATGGGCGGGCTCGACAAGCTCATGGAGCGCCTGAAGGAGCTCTTCGAGGAACAGAAGGAGCGCCACGAGGGCGGCAGCAAGTGGATCGGCACGGGCGGCACCTCGCCCTTCGGCCACGGCGGCTACAACCCCGAGGGCATCCGCATTGGCGGCGAAGGCGGCCAGCGCAGCGCCGTGAAAGTGTGGGACGCGCGCGCCTATCGCGACTACGACGACCAGGTCGAAATCGGCACACGCAACATCAAGGTCGCGCTGCGCCGTCTGCGCCGCTTCGCGCGCGAAGGCGCCGCCGAAGAACTGGACCTCGGCGACACGATCCGCAGCACCGCCGCGAACGCGGGCTGGCTCGATCTCAAGATGGTGCCGGAGCGCCACAACAACGTGAAAGTGCTGATGCTGCTCGACGTGGGCGGTTCGATGGACGATCACATCAAGCGCACGGAAGAGCTGTTTTCGGCGGCAAAAGCCGAATTCAAGCACCTGGAGTTCTACTACTTCCACAACTGCGTGTACGACTACCTGTGGAAGAACAATCGCCGCCGCCACGCCGAGCGCACGCCCACGTGGGACCTGCTGCACAAGTTCACGCCCGACTACAAGCTGATCTTCGTGGGCGACGCCACCATGAGCCCGTACGAGGTGCTGCAGCCGGGCGGCTCGGTCGAATACAACAACCCCGAAGCGGGCGCCGTGTGGCTGCGCCGACTCGCCGACCAGTTCCCCCATTTCGCCTGGCTCAACCCCGAGCCCGAGCGACTATGGGAGTACCGCCAGTCGGTGTCGATCATCCGCGAGATTCTCGGCCACCGCATGTATCCGCTCACCGTCGCCGGGCTCGAAACGGCCATGCGCGTGCTGAACAAATAG